One window of the Salvelinus fontinalis isolate EN_2023a chromosome 2, ASM2944872v1, whole genome shotgun sequence genome contains the following:
- the cacng5b gene encoding voltage-dependent calcium channel gamma-5 subunit: protein MSACGRKALALLSSVFAVSGLGLLGVAVSTDYWLYLEEGVILPLNQTTDIRTSLHSGLWRVCFLAGEEAGRCFTIEYIMPMNLQLTSESTVSVLKMIRSATPFPLVSLFFMFIGFVLNNIGHVRPHRTILAFVSGIFFILSGLALVVGLVLYISSINDEMLNRTKSSESYFSYRYGWSFAFAAISFLLTESAGVMSVYLFMKRYTAEEMYQRHHPGFYRPRLSNCSDHSGQFLHPETWARGRSPSDISSETSLQMSASYPALLKCPDYDQVSSSPC, encoded by the exons ATGAGCGCGTGCGGCAGGAAGGCTCTGGCATTGCTGAGCAGCGTGTTTGCGGTCAGCGGCCTGGGGCTTCTGGGAGTTGCGGTCTCTACAGACTACTGGCTGTACCTGGAGGAGGGGGTCATCCTGCCCCTGAACCAGACCACTGACATCAGGACCTCCCTGCACTCTGGACTCTGGAGAGTCTGCTTCCTGGCAG gTGAAGAGGCAGGTCGCTGTTTCACCATAGAGTACATCATGCCCATGAACTTACAGCTGACCTCTGAGTCCACCGTCAGTGTACTTA agatgATTCGTTCAGCCACTCCGTTTCCTCTGGTCAGTCTGTTCTTCATGTTCATCGGCTTTGTGCTAAACAACATCGGACACGTCCGACCTCATCGCACCATCCTGGCCTTTGTCTCCGGAATCTTCTTCATCCTCTCAG gtCTGGCTCTGGTGGTAGGTCTCGTGCTGTATATATCCAGTATTAATGACGAGATGTTGAACAGGACTAAGAGCAGTGAGTCCTACTTCAGCTACCGGTACGGCTGGTCCTTCGCCTTCGCTGCCATCTCCTTTCTGCTCACTGAG agtGCGGGCGTCATGTCCGTCTATCTGTTCATGAAGCGCTACACAGCCGAGGAAATGTACCAGCGCCACCACCCCGGCTTCTACCGGCCGCGCCTCAGTAACTGCTCTGACCACTCCGGTCAGTTCCTGCACCCGGAGACCTGGGCACGCGGACGCAGCCCCTCGGACATCTCCAGCGAAACCTCGCTCCAGATGAGCGCCAGCTACCCGGCCCTGCTCAAGTGCCCCGACTACGACCAGGTCTCCTCCTCACCCTGCTGA